The Chryseobacterium suipulveris genome window below encodes:
- a CDS encoding OmpP1/FadL family transporter, translating to MIKKSLLLVGITAAFYLNAQDVSTIRNTVEVYSNSFVIGTSKYDAMVGSTGALGGDFNSLNVNPAGIGVSIANELSATLAVESNKNTTAFGGKSIDSKINKTNLNNVGGIMAFQIDGSTPWKFVNIAVNYSSKSIEDYTETPGNANLVYPIYDQDGALITDLAFAGHAYNRYGNQSKMSVGVGANYNNNLYFGAGLNFHNVVLDQYDSVAFNSSADNAREVGDKQYTPFSEASSGFSASVGVIGKVNPHFRLGAALETPTWWRIERLYTEYENPTDGTYREDRDLTSPMKATLSAAYVANKNFAINVDYSLGLTKPKYKVYGDAETELNKFFTDNYKSMSEVKVGAEYRINALRLRGGYGFASNPFNSMSIATISDNGVVGNSNFSNLFVAKRNTIGAGIGYDFKAFFIDAAYQNVSSEYSSPFIQGSAANNSGYFTNHYIIESNESLVSNVKNKRDNFFITLGWKF from the coding sequence ATGATTAAAAAGTCTTTATTGCTCGTAGGAATTACGGCAGCTTTTTACCTCAACGCACAGGATGTTTCAACAATCAGAAATACAGTGGAGGTTTATTCCAACAGTTTTGTGATCGGGACATCAAAATACGATGCGATGGTTGGCTCTACAGGAGCTTTGGGTGGTGATTTCAACAGTTTAAATGTGAACCCGGCAGGAATCGGGGTAAGTATCGCAAACGAATTATCGGCAACACTTGCTGTGGAAAGCAACAAGAATACTACCGCTTTCGGAGGAAAAAGCATCGATTCCAAAATCAACAAAACCAACCTGAACAATGTGGGCGGAATCATGGCTTTCCAGATCGATGGTTCTACACCTTGGAAGTTTGTGAACATCGCCGTAAACTATTCCAGCAAATCAATCGAGGATTATACGGAAACTCCCGGAAATGCTAATCTGGTTTACCCGATTTACGATCAGGATGGTGCATTGATTACCGATCTCGCGTTTGCGGGTCATGCCTATAACCGATACGGAAACCAGTCGAAAATGAGCGTCGGAGTTGGAGCGAACTATAACAACAATCTTTATTTCGGGGCAGGTCTGAACTTTCATAACGTGGTTTTGGATCAGTACGATTCGGTGGCTTTTAACTCAAGCGCCGACAATGCTCGCGAAGTAGGAGACAAGCAATACACGCCGTTCTCTGAAGCTTCCAGTGGTTTTTCCGCATCAGTCGGAGTTATTGGTAAGGTTAATCCGCACTTCAGATTAGGAGCAGCATTGGAAACTCCTACTTGGTGGAGAATCGAGCGGCTCTATACCGAATATGAAAACCCAACCGACGGAACCTACAGAGAAGACAGAGATCTTACTTCACCGATGAAGGCAACTTTAAGTGCAGCGTACGTTGCTAATAAGAACTTTGCCATCAACGTCGATTATTCCCTTGGTTTGACAAAACCAAAATATAAAGTGTACGGTGACGCTGAAACAGAATTGAATAAGTTCTTTACCGATAATTACAAATCAATGTCTGAGGTAAAAGTAGGTGCAGAATACCGTATCAACGCGCTCCGATTGAGAGGTGGTTACGGTTTCGCATCGAATCCGTTCAACTCGATGTCGATCGCTACAATTTCAGATAATGGAGTAGTTGGGAACAGCAATTTCAGCAATTTGTTTGTGGCTAAAAGAAACACTATTGGAGCCGGAATTGGATATGATTTCAAAGCATTCTTCATTGATGCGGCTTACCAGAATGTGAGTTCCGAATACAGCTCTCCATTCATCCAAGGTTCTGCGGCAAATAATTCGGGCTACTTTACCAACCATTACATTATTGAATCCAACGAGTCATTGGTATCAAATGTAAAGAACAAGCGAGATAATTTCTTTATTACACTCGGCTGGAAATTCTAG
- a CDS encoding glycosyltransferase → MNSISLIIAIYNRRGELFELLNSLSHQTDNDFEVIIVDDGSQIDLRHTIELFQETLDIQFFRKDNSGPGLSRNYGARRAKNNWLVFVDSDVIVEKDYIENIKKNIAEIPCDAFGGADKAHRGFNLMQKAISYSMTSVFTTGGIRGSKKAVTKFQPRSFNMGVKKSAFEKVGGFSEMRIGEDPDLSMTLWENGFTTAFFDNIGVYHKRRVDFGKFSKQVYQFGCARPILNQRHPKYVKISFAFPSLFLTGYILGFIEYFAFQRGFIMAMYGLYTFLVFFHSLYKTRNISIAAMAVISTYIQMFSYGYGFLKSWFLLNILRMKPEEAFPHHFHK, encoded by the coding sequence GTGAACTCCATCTCCCTCATCATCGCCATCTACAACCGCCGAGGCGAACTTTTCGAGCTCCTCAATTCGCTTTCCCATCAAACGGATAACGATTTCGAAGTGATCATTGTGGATGATGGTTCGCAGATCGATCTTCGGCACACCATCGAACTTTTCCAGGAAACACTCGACATCCAGTTTTTTAGGAAGGACAATTCGGGACCAGGTTTGTCGAGGAACTATGGCGCAAGAAGGGCAAAAAACAACTGGCTCGTCTTCGTGGATTCCGATGTGATTGTGGAAAAAGACTATATCGAAAACATCAAGAAAAATATTGCCGAAATTCCGTGCGACGCATTCGGCGGTGCAGACAAGGCGCATCGTGGTTTTAACCTCATGCAGAAGGCGATTTCCTATTCGATGACCTCCGTTTTCACAACTGGCGGAATCCGCGGAAGCAAAAAAGCCGTCACCAAATTCCAGCCGCGAAGTTTCAATATGGGCGTTAAAAAATCTGCATTCGAAAAAGTCGGCGGCTTCTCCGAAATGCGCATCGGTGAAGATCCCGATCTTTCGATGACGCTCTGGGAAAACGGTTTCACCACTGCTTTTTTCGACAATATCGGGGTTTATCACAAACGCCGTGTCGATTTCGGAAAGTTCTCCAAACAGGTTTACCAGTTCGGTTGCGCACGACCCATTCTCAACCAGCGCCACCCGAAATATGTGAAGATTTCGTTTGCATTTCCGTCGCTGTTCCTCACCGGGTACATTCTCGGGTTCATCGAATATTTCGCGTTCCAGCGCGGCTTCATCATGGCGATGTACGGTTTGTACACGTTCCTGGTCTTCTTCCACTCGCTCTACAAAACCCGCAACATCAGCATCGCTGCAATGGCGGTGATCTCCACCTACATCCAGATGTTCTCCTACGGTTACGGTTTCCTGAAATCTTGGTTCCTCCTCAATATTTTGCGGATGAAACCTGAGGAGGCGTTTCCGCACCATTTTCACAAGTGA
- the trhA gene encoding PAQR family membrane homeostasis protein TrhA, with product MSENHHQYKIHTYPELEEKINVLTHLIGLVLSIVGLVLLVLKAIDLGSIWTLISFPVFGLSMIVLYLASTLYHHSKNPKIRYRLNIFDHASIYVLIAGSYTPFVLVTLNGTEGWAIFSIVWTIALVGIIFKIFFTGRFNILSTILYVAMGWLIVFNFKSLVQNLDFNGLVWLISGGVAYTLGAILFSIDKLKFNHAIFHIFVLMGTFCHFVSVYFYVTPSNLI from the coding sequence ATGTCTGAAAACCACCATCAATACAAGATTCACACTTATCCAGAACTCGAGGAGAAAATCAATGTTCTTACTCATTTGATCGGGTTGGTCTTAAGTATTGTGGGATTGGTGTTACTTGTTTTAAAGGCGATTGATCTGGGAAGTATCTGGACGCTCATCAGTTTTCCTGTTTTTGGGTTAAGCATGATTGTGCTTTATTTGGCTTCAACACTTTACCACCATTCAAAAAATCCCAAAATCCGATATCGGCTCAATATTTTCGATCACGCTTCGATTTATGTTTTGATTGCAGGAAGTTACACGCCATTTGTTTTGGTCACCCTCAATGGAACTGAAGGTTGGGCAATTTTCTCCATTGTCTGGACGATTGCGCTTGTCGGGATCATATTCAAAATTTTCTTCACGGGAAGGTTCAATATTTTGTCCACGATTCTGTACGTTGCAATGGGTTGGTTGATTGTTTTCAATTTCAAATCTTTGGTGCAGAATCTTGATTTCAACGGATTGGTTTGGCTGATTTCGGGTGGAGTTGCCTATACTTTAGGCGCTATTCTTTTTTCGATTGATAAATTGAAGTTCAACCACGCCATCTTTCATATTTTTGTGTTGATGGGAACTTTCTGCCATTTCGTATCCGTATATTTCTACGTTACGCCATCGAATCTTATTTAA
- a CDS encoding M23 family metallopeptidase — MRNYLSSKKNVGLLLGILLLVIFGQALFIGKLYAERDYKNYEVNLVKINTQKDSIDYLEMKNNLNLVDNTVRQLHSFLAAKNISDGKIEMLAQDSLANAVYLAKQSNRYSQYLVDLQNKLQQVPLGIPTNGYISSNFGKRINPIPVRNILLASVQTPKNEVKAEPQYIEEKDSLGNVVKRTLVNPTASLANTAKPEVNNPAAEADQIQFHKGLDFAVPYGSDVRCAATGTVIFAGQKGGYGNCVIVSHGNGLATLYGHLSQLLVKENDVVKVNDVIAKSGNSGRSTGPHLHYEVHKNNTPVNPKLFLNL, encoded by the coding sequence ATGAGAAATTACCTGAGTTCAAAAAAGAATGTCGGTCTGCTTTTGGGAATTTTGCTTCTCGTGATTTTCGGACAGGCGCTTTTCATAGGAAAGCTTTACGCGGAAAGAGATTACAAGAATTACGAAGTGAATCTGGTGAAGATCAATACGCAAAAAGACAGCATCGACTACCTGGAAATGAAGAACAACCTCAACTTGGTTGACAATACGGTAAGACAGCTCCACTCCTTTCTTGCAGCGAAAAACATCAGCGACGGCAAAATTGAAATGCTTGCTCAGGACAGTTTGGCAAATGCGGTTTATCTTGCAAAACAAAGCAACCGATACAGCCAATATCTTGTAGACCTTCAGAACAAACTGCAACAGGTTCCTCTCGGAATTCCTACTAATGGATACATTTCGTCGAACTTCGGCAAAAGAATCAACCCCATTCCTGTAAGAAATATTTTACTTGCCTCTGTACAAACTCCGAAAAACGAAGTTAAAGCTGAACCACAATATATTGAAGAAAAAGACAGCTTAGGAAATGTGGTGAAGCGCACGTTGGTAAACCCTACAGCTTCTTTGGCAAATACCGCAAAACCAGAAGTTAACAATCCGGCAGCAGAAGCAGACCAAATCCAGTTTCACAAAGGTTTGGATTTCGCAGTTCCATATGGAAGTGATGTTCGCTGCGCCGCAACCGGAACAGTGATTTTTGCCGGCCAGAAAGGAGGTTACGGAAACTGCGTCATCGTTTCCCACGGCAACGGACTGGCTACACTTTACGGTCATCTTTCGCAGCTTTTGGTTAAGGAAAACGATGTGGTAAAAGTAAACGACGTGATCGCAAAATCCGGAAATTCCGGACGTTCAACAGGACCGCATTTGCACTATGAAGTCCACAAGAACAACACTCCAGTGAATCCAAAGCTTTTCTTGAATCTTTAA
- a CDS encoding class I SAM-dependent methyltransferase, protein MAWFETWFDTPYYHILYKNRDFAEAENFISLLVKDLEIPQQSTIIDLACGKGRHSVFLNKLGYKVLGLDLSKESIFHNKQFENPTLKFEVHDMRNEILPNVSKEKVDGVFNLFTSFGYFENDRDDQKVFQSVNHVLKDCGYFVLDFLNEKWVKNTLVEADTVEKEGIVFHIKKRIENQHIIKDINFKDKGKDFHFFEKVKLHTLEDIEKYAVENGFERVKIYGDYLLGKFELESSPRCINVFKKRETENGINKKLRQ, encoded by the coding sequence ATGGCGTGGTTCGAAACTTGGTTTGATACACCTTACTATCACATTCTCTACAAAAACAGGGATTTCGCGGAGGCAGAAAATTTTATTTCGCTTTTGGTTAAAGATTTAGAAATCCCCCAACAATCAACAATTATCGATTTGGCGTGCGGAAAAGGAAGACATTCGGTTTTTCTGAACAAGCTCGGCTACAAGGTTTTGGGACTTGACTTGTCGAAGGAAAGTATTTTCCACAACAAACAGTTTGAAAATCCTACCCTGAAATTTGAAGTTCACGATATGCGGAACGAGATTTTACCAAATGTTTCCAAAGAAAAGGTAGATGGCGTTTTCAACCTTTTCACCAGTTTCGGGTATTTCGAAAATGACCGCGATGACCAGAAAGTGTTCCAGTCGGTGAACCACGTTTTGAAGGATTGTGGATATTTCGTGCTGGATTTTCTGAACGAGAAATGGGTGAAAAATACTTTGGTGGAAGCAGATACCGTGGAAAAAGAAGGAATTGTTTTCCATATCAAAAAAAGGATTGAGAACCAGCATATTATTAAAGACATTAACTTCAAAGACAAGGGAAAGGATTTTCATTTCTTTGAAAAAGTGAAGCTCCACACTTTAGAGGACATCGAAAAATACGCTGTGGAAAACGGTTTCGAGCGGGTGAAAATATATGGCGACTATCTTCTCGGAAAATTTGAGCTTGAAAGTTCACCAAGGTGCATCAATGTCTTCAAAAAAAGGGAAACAGAAAACGGGATTAATAAAAAACTTCGACAATGA
- a CDS encoding NAD(P)H-dependent glycerol-3-phosphate dehydrogenase, whose product MAKKKSSSSKSVKNETSVGVVGSGSFATAIVKMLVENCRTVHWCVRNEFVKGAIELRGHNPTYLTSVSFTPRSIKVTTDINELVSECEVIVLATPSIYLSDAVEKMTCNYENKIFISAIKGIVPKVNDVVAHYLRDEFKIGFRNQAVIAGPCHAEEVAMERLSYLTIATVEDEVSEKLNALFSSSFINVHSSKDILGNEYSAILKNIYAIGAGIASGLGYGDNFTAVFVSNAIREMEVFLEAIYEAPRDVNESAYLGDLLVTAYSLFSRNRNLGNLIGKGYTVKSAIQSMNMIAEGYYAADSIYKTSKEKKLNTPIIDTIYGILYEEKNAEKQFKKLTAKLN is encoded by the coding sequence ATGGCTAAAAAGAAGTCGTCTTCGTCCAAATCTGTAAAAAATGAAACCAGTGTAGGTGTAGTAGGAAGCGGAAGTTTTGCTACTGCAATTGTGAAAATGCTGGTCGAAAACTGCAGAACGGTTCACTGGTGCGTGAGGAACGAATTTGTAAAAGGCGCCATCGAATTGCGTGGTCACAACCCAACCTATCTTACTTCGGTGAGTTTTACGCCAAGATCCATCAAAGTTACTACAGACATCAACGAACTCGTTTCGGAATGTGAAGTTATTGTTTTGGCAACACCTTCGATTTATCTTTCTGATGCGGTGGAAAAAATGACCTGCAACTATGAAAACAAAATCTTTATTTCTGCAATTAAGGGAATTGTTCCAAAAGTAAACGATGTGGTGGCACATTACCTTCGAGACGAATTTAAAATAGGTTTCCGCAATCAGGCGGTGATCGCGGGTCCTTGTCACGCAGAAGAAGTTGCGATGGAGCGACTTTCTTATCTTACGATTGCCACCGTGGAAGATGAGGTTTCCGAGAAACTCAACGCATTGTTTTCGTCAAGCTTTATCAATGTACATTCCAGTAAAGATATTTTAGGCAACGAATACAGCGCGATCCTTAAAAATATATATGCAATCGGGGCGGGAATCGCAAGCGGACTTGGTTATGGAGACAACTTTACGGCAGTCTTTGTTTCAAATGCGATCAGAGAGATGGAAGTTTTCCTTGAAGCCATTTACGAAGCGCCGCGAGATGTAAACGAAAGTGCCTATCTCGGCGACTTGCTGGTTACTGCATATTCTCTGTTTTCCAGAAACAGAAATTTGGGGAACCTGATCGGGAAAGGATATACCGTAAAATCTGCAATCCAGTCGATGAATATGATTGCTGAAGGTTATTACGCAGCCGATTCCATCTACAAAACTTCCAAGGAAAAGAAGTTGAACACCCCGATTATCGACACGATCTACGGAATTCTTTACGAAGAAAAAAACGCCGAAAAGCAGTTTAAGAAACTCACCGCAAAACTGAACTGA
- the prmA gene encoding 50S ribosomal protein L11 methyltransferase produces MNNYLEFNFKISPLHPWNEILMAELIEIGFDSFTEEHDGILAYIQKDLFNEEDLKEVSTLNNNEVTTSYTFQEMPNINWNEEWEKNFSPINVEDKVWIRAEFHENQNLPHEIIIQPKMSFGTGHHATTYLMIQQMLDMDFQNKTVLDMGCGTSVLAIFAKQKGAGKTVAIDIDEWSVENSRENAERNGVELEISQGTAENLGGENFDIILANINRNILISDIPTYVSVLNKGGQLLLSGLCFFDVDDVLEVCNQQNLTLKKKLQKEEWVSLLLEK; encoded by the coding sequence ATGAACAACTATCTTGAATTCAACTTCAAAATTTCCCCGCTCCATCCCTGGAACGAAATCCTTATGGCAGAACTTATCGAAATCGGTTTCGACAGTTTTACCGAGGAACACGACGGAATTTTGGCGTATATCCAGAAAGACCTGTTCAATGAAGAAGATCTGAAGGAAGTTTCAACGCTGAACAACAACGAGGTTACAACTTCCTACACCTTCCAGGAAATGCCCAATATCAACTGGAACGAGGAATGGGAGAAAAACTTTTCGCCGATCAATGTGGAAGACAAAGTTTGGATCCGTGCCGAGTTCCATGAAAACCAGAATCTTCCCCACGAAATCATCATCCAGCCGAAAATGTCTTTCGGAACGGGACATCACGCCACAACTTATCTGATGATTCAGCAGATGCTCGATATGGATTTTCAGAACAAAACAGTTCTCGATATGGGATGCGGAACTTCCGTGCTTGCAATTTTTGCCAAACAGAAAGGTGCAGGAAAAACTGTAGCCATCGACATCGACGAATGGTCGGTGGAAAATTCCAGAGAAAACGCCGAAAGAAATGGAGTAGAACTTGAGATTTCGCAGGGAACCGCCGAGAATTTGGGCGGTGAAAACTTCGACATTATTTTGGCCAACATCAATAGAAATATTCTGATTTCGGATATTCCAACTTATGTTTCGGTTTTGAACAAGGGAGGGCAATTGCTGCTTTCGGGACTCTGCTTCTTCGATGTGGACGATGTCCTCGAAGTGTGCAACCAACAAAATTTAACCCTGAAAAAGAAACTCCAGAAAGAGGAATGGGTTTCCTTGCTGTTGGAAAAATAA
- a CDS encoding prolyl-tRNA synthetase, with amino-acid sequence MKKITYKNLVGLLTSKAVLAVAGGFLLTSCVIQTGGYSETDGVYYDPNRDTLPVGAVMDSGNRVGDYYDYQANDNQNKYLNSDNRNQKWQDAQNSDWGTFSGTETYYTDNWGYYPYGYYSGFGMSFGWGSPWSFGGYYSPWGFGYNPWYGYYSPWYGYYGPWYGYYNPWYGHYNPYYGYYNPYYGNYGYGYGYNSYNGGFGYKRSGADGRLTTPTRNSSSSGFRNINNNDSGFRNSSSNSGFRNTSPNANPNNQSQPRFRNYPQQSAPTQNNTPRYQQPTRSYDNGGFRSGSDGGFRSGSSSSSSSGGFRSGGSGGGFNSGSSGTRSSGGGGGFRR; translated from the coding sequence ATGAAAAAAATTACCTATAAAAATTTGGTCGGATTGCTTACTTCAAAAGCAGTGTTGGCAGTTGCCGGAGGGTTTTTGCTGACTTCCTGTGTGATCCAGACTGGAGGATATTCTGAAACTGATGGTGTTTACTACGATCCAAACCGCGATACTTTACCGGTAGGTGCAGTGATGGACTCAGGAAACCGTGTCGGCGATTATTACGATTATCAGGCAAATGATAACCAGAATAAATACTTGAACTCTGACAACAGAAACCAGAAATGGCAGGATGCACAGAACTCAGATTGGGGAACTTTCTCGGGAACAGAAACCTACTATACTGATAACTGGGGTTATTATCCTTACGGATATTACTCTGGTTTCGGCATGAGCTTCGGTTGGGGTTCACCTTGGAGTTTTGGCGGATACTATAGTCCATGGGGATTCGGATATAATCCTTGGTACGGTTACTACAGCCCTTGGTATGGTTATTACGGTCCATGGTACGGATACTACAACCCTTGGTACGGACATTATAATCCTTATTACGGATACTACAATCCTTACTATGGAAACTACGGATACGGATATGGCTACAACAGCTACAACGGTGGCTTCGGTTACAAGAGAAGCGGTGCGGATGGAAGACTAACAACTCCAACAAGAAATTCCAGCTCTTCCGGATTTAGAAATATCAATAACAATGATTCCGGATTCAGAAATTCTTCATCGAATTCTGGATTTAGAAATACGTCTCCAAATGCGAACCCAAATAATCAGAGCCAGCCACGGTTCAGAAATTATCCGCAGCAGAGTGCGCCAACTCAGAACAATACTCCAAGATATCAGCAACCAACAAGGTCTTATGATAACGGTGGATTCCGTTCCGGAAGTGACGGCGGTTTCAGATCAGGAAGTTCCTCTTCTTCTTCTTCTGGAGGATTCAGATCAGGTGGTTCAGGCGGTGGTTTTAACAGCGGTTCATCCGGAACAAGATCTTCCGGCGGTGGCGGTGGTTTTAGAAGATAA
- a CDS encoding ZIP family metal transporter, with product MIILLLVLSVLAGVFLGKYFGNRSALAKNLLILSAGFLITICLNEVFPQVYDSKDHNIGIWVIAGVLLQMLLENLTKGFEHGHFHHHSEGKNILPVALMIGMFIHAFLEGIPLANEQVLSPYLSGILFHNLPISFILGAFLVQKGKFSTASWLIISVFAFASPLGLLLGKYFNPDLEVYFLALVGGIFLHISSVIIFEGSNNHNIDWKKVGLVVLGILLAMAGHLFHHH from the coding sequence ATGATTATTCTGTTACTGGTTTTAAGTGTTTTGGCGGGAGTTTTCCTCGGGAAATATTTCGGAAACCGTTCTGCGCTCGCTAAAAATCTGCTAATTCTGAGTGCGGGATTCTTAATCACGATTTGTTTAAATGAAGTTTTCCCACAGGTTTACGATTCCAAAGACCACAATATCGGGATTTGGGTGATTGCGGGGGTTTTGCTGCAAATGCTTTTGGAAAATCTAACGAAAGGGTTTGAACACGGTCATTTCCACCACCACAGCGAAGGCAAAAATATTCTTCCAGTAGCTTTGATGATCGGGATGTTTATCCACGCTTTTCTGGAAGGGATTCCGTTGGCAAATGAGCAAGTTTTGAGTCCGTATCTTTCGGGAATCCTTTTCCACAATCTGCCGATTTCGTTTATTTTGGGTGCGTTTCTTGTTCAGAAGGGAAAATTTTCTACAGCTTCTTGGCTTATTATTTCTGTTTTTGCCTTCGCTTCGCCGCTCGGTCTTCTTTTGGGTAAATACTTTAATCCGGACTTGGAAGTATATTTCCTCGCGTTGGTGGGCGGAATTTTCCTGCATATTTCGTCGGTCATCATTTTCGAGGGCAGCAACAACCACAATATCGACTGGAAGAAAGTTGGACTGGTTGTTCTGGGAATCCTACTCGCGATGGCTGGACATCTTTTTCATCATCATTAA
- a CDS encoding THUMP domain-containing class I SAM-dependent RNA methyltransferase — MDTENLQIQIKTFFGLEEVLAEEIKKLGGKKVEVKNRAVNCEGDLGFLYKINYSARTALKIIIPLLTFKAWDENRFYDKLFDFPWEKYMSVDQTFAIDATVYSERFKHSQFMALKMKDAIVDSFKFRHRKRPDVDPKNPDIKFHLHIDRELVTISLDSSGDPLFKRGYRKEQGEAPINEVLASGMLQLAGWDGKGNFLDPMCGSGTLLIEAAMIAMDLPAQIFRKKFAFQNWKNYDEELFQKIKEFRINRVKEFTGKILGYDIDQKMLNAAKANIEAAEMEDVIEIRKQDFFESEKELFPLMMVFNPPYDERIEINDEEFYRKIGDTFKQHYPNTLAWFITSDLEAVKKIGLRPSRKIKLFNGKLECRFMQYEMYEGTKKVHKLEQK, encoded by the coding sequence ATGGATACAGAAAACTTACAGATACAGATCAAAACCTTCTTCGGACTGGAAGAGGTTTTGGCGGAAGAAATCAAAAAACTCGGCGGCAAAAAAGTGGAGGTGAAGAACCGTGCCGTGAACTGCGAAGGAGATTTGGGCTTCCTTTACAAAATCAACTATTCGGCGCGAACTGCGCTGAAAATCATAATTCCCCTACTCACCTTCAAAGCTTGGGACGAAAACCGTTTCTACGACAAACTCTTCGATTTTCCGTGGGAGAAGTATATGAGTGTGGATCAAACTTTCGCGATCGACGCAACCGTGTATTCCGAAAGGTTCAAACATTCACAGTTTATGGCGTTGAAAATGAAGGATGCGATCGTGGATTCTTTTAAATTCAGACATCGAAAAAGACCCGACGTCGATCCTAAAAACCCCGACATTAAATTCCACCTCCATATCGACCGAGAACTGGTGACGATTTCGCTCGATTCTTCGGGTGATCCTTTATTCAAAAGAGGTTACAGAAAAGAGCAGGGTGAAGCGCCCATTAACGAAGTGCTTGCTTCGGGAATGCTGCAACTCGCCGGTTGGGACGGAAAGGGAAATTTTCTGGATCCAATGTGCGGTTCGGGAACGCTTTTGATCGAAGCCGCGATGATTGCGATGGATTTGCCTGCGCAGATTTTCAGGAAGAAGTTCGCCTTTCAAAACTGGAAGAATTACGATGAGGAACTTTTCCAGAAAATCAAGGAATTCCGAATCAACCGTGTTAAGGAATTCACGGGGAAAATTCTCGGTTACGATATCGACCAAAAAATGCTGAACGCCGCAAAAGCCAATATAGAAGCGGCGGAAATGGAAGACGTGATCGAAATCAGAAAACAGGATTTCTTCGAATCCGAAAAAGAGCTTTTCCCGTTGATGATGGTGTTTAATCCACCTTATGACGAGCGAATCGAAATCAATGACGAGGAATTTTACAGAAAAATCGGTGACACCTTCAAGCAGCACTATCCGAATACTTTGGCGTGGTTCATCACTTCCGATCTCGAAGCGGTGAAGAAAATCGGTTTGCGCCCATCAAGAAAAATCAAGCTCTTCAACGGAAAACTCGAGTGCAGATTCATGCAGTATGAAATGTACGAGGGAACTAAGAAGGTGCATAAGTTGGAACAGAAGTAA